In a single window of the Rhizobiaceae bacterium genome:
- a CDS encoding ABC transporter ATP-binding protein/permease — MRGFWGLMRAYWLSDRWKEAWGMTLAIAVLTAVSSKMGVWWAEYSAELVNSIAYFHSPHNAAPLDNLLTAAGMLVLVTFAKDVGVIGIRHLFSSTLHRKWRGWLNSRFNEALLDDNHTHFHLQHEGKEAGLASPAPDNIDQRVQDSIKQMTGGAIGLAMGILGVVTSLYFVGMKLIETSTVVIGFEFLGVYGSAILAFAAIVVYVPLNTWIALRLGRILERLTIAIQQAEATYRGELTTFLRRSFQVAASGGETVQRQMHARLYDDIDRTWSKLNIFNSSYESFERIYNFLGARVVAYAPLLLPYMQGSIGLKSYITGAELINSLIGQFSWFIRVMPEIANLRANVRRITDLAEAIETVQQPTEFYRNTGRSDFRFNRQEDVFALTVRKLELLHEGASAEPFVTAQELRFLPGEWTFVQGESGCGKTSFMKAINGLWPHGVGEVTVKEGLRVFYAAQDVKLPKLTLKELVCLPETEEPHTDARVAAALHRAGLGEFIEYLGSFAREGKSWDDTLSGGQKQKLVLARILLHRPGLLFLDEATGALDPSAKIAYHQAIKDGCPGATVVSVMHEAHPPRSGTGSPFYDSVVRFIDGIAVKEALGQRTGAELRLVSSQTKPLAV, encoded by the coding sequence ATGCGAGGCTTTTGGGGATTGATGAGAGCCTACTGGCTCTCGGATCGTTGGAAAGAAGCCTGGGGCATGACCCTGGCCATTGCCGTGCTGACGGCTGTCTCCAGCAAGATGGGCGTGTGGTGGGCCGAATATTCCGCCGAACTCGTCAACTCAATCGCTTATTTCCACAGCCCGCACAATGCGGCGCCCCTCGACAACCTGCTGACGGCTGCGGGAATGCTGGTGCTGGTCACCTTCGCCAAGGATGTCGGCGTGATCGGCATTCGCCACCTGTTTTCCTCGACGCTGCACCGCAAATGGCGCGGCTGGCTAAACAGCCGGTTCAACGAAGCGCTGCTGGACGACAATCACACGCACTTCCATTTGCAGCATGAGGGCAAGGAAGCCGGCCTTGCCAGCCCTGCCCCCGACAATATCGACCAACGCGTGCAGGACTCCATCAAGCAGATGACGGGCGGGGCCATCGGGCTGGCCATGGGCATACTGGGCGTCGTCACCTCGCTCTACTTCGTCGGCATGAAGCTGATCGAAACCTCGACGGTCGTCATCGGCTTCGAATTTCTGGGCGTCTATGGCAGCGCGATCCTCGCATTCGCAGCCATTGTCGTTTACGTGCCGCTCAACACCTGGATCGCGCTCAGGCTGGGACGCATCCTCGAACGACTGACCATTGCGATCCAGCAGGCGGAAGCTACCTATCGCGGCGAACTGACGACTTTCCTGCGGCGATCGTTTCAGGTGGCGGCATCGGGCGGCGAAACGGTGCAAAGGCAGATGCATGCCCGGCTGTACGACGACATCGATCGCACCTGGTCGAAGTTGAACATCTTCAATTCCAGCTACGAATCGTTCGAACGCATCTACAATTTCCTCGGCGCGCGTGTGGTGGCCTATGCGCCGCTGCTGCTACCCTACATGCAGGGCAGCATCGGGCTGAAGTCCTACATCACCGGGGCTGAACTGATAAATTCGCTGATCGGCCAGTTCTCGTGGTTCATCCGCGTCATGCCGGAGATCGCCAATCTCAGGGCAAATGTGCGGCGCATCACGGACCTTGCCGAAGCCATTGAGACCGTGCAGCAGCCGACCGAGTTCTACCGCAATACGGGCCGTAGCGACTTCCGCTTCAACAGGCAGGAAGATGTGTTCGCCCTCACCGTCCGCAAGCTGGAACTGCTGCACGAGGGTGCAAGCGCCGAGCCGTTCGTGACCGCGCAGGAACTTCGCTTCCTGCCGGGTGAGTGGACCTTCGTGCAGGGCGAATCCGGTTGCGGCAAGACCAGTTTCATGAAGGCGATCAACGGCCTGTGGCCGCACGGCGTGGGCGAAGTTACCGTCAAGGAGGGCCTGCGTGTGTTCTACGCGGCGCAGGACGTCAAGCTTCCCAAGCTGACCTTGAAGGAACTGGTTTGCCTGCCGGAGACCGAGGAACCGCATACCGATGCGCGTGTCGCGGCGGCCCTGCACCGCGCGGGCCTTGGCGAGTTCATCGAATATCTGGGCAGTTTCGCCCGTGAGGGTAAATCCTGGGACGACACGCTCTCAGGTGGCCAGAAGCAGAAGCTTGTGCTGGCGCGAATCCTGCTGCATCGCCCGGGGCTGCTCTTCCTTGACGAGGCCACAGGCGCGCTCGATCCTTCCGCCAAGATCGCCTACCATCAGGCGATCAAGGACGGATGTCCCGGCGCAACGGTGGTGAGCGTCATGCATGAAGCTCATCCGCCGCGTTCGGGAACCGGCTCACCCTTCTACGACAGTGTGGTCCGCTTCATCGACGGCATCGCGGTCAAGGAAGCGCTTGGCCAGCGCACCGGCGCAGAACTCAGGCTGGTTTCCTCGCAAACGAAGCCGCTGGCCGTTTAG
- a CDS encoding uracil-DNA glycosylase, with the protein MTPSTDKPSSLADLLAFYAEAGVDEPLSEEPVDRFAASTARRAKPPQQGPTAQSAPPEPARAAQSAPAVPDEGQAKLARELASAATTLDELRAAMASFEGCNLRLTAKNLVFADGNPDADLMLVGEAPGRDEDIEGLPFVGRSGQLLNRMLAAIGRDRTSAYIANVIPWRPPGNRTPTPIETEICRPFIERQIELAAPKVLVTLGAPSSRTLLRTTEAITRLRGNWRVFTTPSGVEIPAMPSLHPAYLLRTPAHKKLAWRDFLEVKAKLG; encoded by the coding sequence ATGACTCCCTCAACCGACAAGCCGTCCAGTCTCGCGGACCTGCTCGCCTTCTATGCCGAGGCGGGCGTAGACGAGCCGCTTTCCGAAGAACCGGTGGACCGGTTCGCCGCAAGCACGGCGCGCCGGGCAAAGCCGCCGCAGCAAGGGCCGACTGCGCAGTCGGCTCCACCTGAGCCCGCGCGCGCCGCGCAATCCGCCCCGGCAGTGCCGGACGAGGGACAGGCAAAGCTCGCGCGTGAGCTGGCGTCGGCAGCAACCACGCTGGACGAACTGCGCGCGGCGATGGCCTCATTCGAGGGCTGCAACCTGCGCCTGACCGCGAAGAACCTCGTATTCGCCGACGGCAACCCGGATGCAGACCTGATGCTGGTCGGCGAAGCGCCGGGCAGGGATGAGGACATTGAGGGCCTGCCGTTCGTGGGCCGCTCGGGGCAATTGCTAAACCGGATGCTTGCCGCCATCGGGCGCGACCGCACGAGCGCCTATATCGCCAATGTCATACCCTGGCGACCGCCGGGCAACCGCACGCCGACGCCCATCGAAACTGAAATCTGCCGCCCGTTCATCGAACGCCAGATCGAGCTTGCCGCCCCGAAGGTGCTTGTCACCCTCGGCGCGCCGTCTTCGCGGACATTGCTGCGCACAACCGAAGCGATCACGCGGCTGCGTGGGAACTGGCGGGTGTTCACCACTCCGTCGGGCGTCGAAATCCCGGCCATGCCAAGTTTGCACCCGGCCTATCTGCTGCGCACACCCGCGCACAAGAAGCTCGCATGGCGCGATTTCCTGGAGGTCAAGGCGAAGCTTGGCTAA
- a CDS encoding electron transfer flavoprotein-ubiquinone oxidoreductase, translating into MSEIERESMEFDVVVVGAGPAGLAAAIRLKQVNPELSVVVLEKGGEVGAHILSGAVVDPIGVDRLLPDWREDAEHPFRTPVTADHFLVLGPAGSVTLPNFAMPPLMNNHGNYIVSLGNVCKWLAMKAEALGVEIYPGFAAAGLLYNEAGAVTGVYTGDMGLEKDGTPGPNYAPGMALMGKYVLIGEGARGSLAKQLIAKYNLSDGRDPGKFGIGLKELWQVEPNKHRPGLVQHSFGWPLDMKTGGGSFLYHFDDNLVAVGFVVHLNYRNPYLSPFEEFQRFKTHPRIRETFEGGKRLSYGARAITEGGWQSVPKLSFPGGALIGCSAGLVNVPRIKGSHNAVLSGMLAAEHIAQAIADGRANDEPVSYEQAWRGSDIGKDLKRVRNVKPLWSRLGTLGGVALGGLDMWCNTLFGVSPFGTLSHGKADYATLQPASNFNKIAYPKPDGVLTFDRLSSVFLSGTNHEEDQPVHLQVKDMDLQVRSEHDVFAGPSTRYCPAGVYEWVDKDGNAAADPSAKDVRFVINAQNCVHCKTCDIKDPNQNINWVPPQGGEGPVYSNM; encoded by the coding sequence ATGAGTGAGATCGAACGCGAAAGCATGGAGTTCGACGTCGTGGTCGTCGGCGCAGGCCCCGCCGGTCTGGCGGCGGCGATCCGGCTGAAGCAGGTCAATCCCGAGCTTTCCGTGGTGGTCCTCGAAAAGGGCGGCGAGGTTGGCGCGCACATCCTTTCCGGCGCGGTCGTGGACCCGATCGGCGTCGACAGGCTGCTTCCCGACTGGCGCGAAGATGCGGAGCACCCGTTCAGGACGCCGGTCACTGCCGATCATTTTCTGGTGCTCGGGCCTGCGGGCAGCGTGACGCTTCCCAATTTTGCGATGCCGCCGCTGATGAACAACCACGGCAACTACATCGTTTCGCTGGGCAATGTCTGCAAATGGCTGGCAATGAAGGCCGAGGCGCTCGGTGTGGAAATCTATCCGGGGTTCGCCGCTGCCGGCCTGCTCTACAACGAAGCAGGCGCTGTTACCGGCGTCTATACAGGCGACATGGGCCTCGAGAAGGACGGCACGCCCGGACCGAACTACGCGCCCGGAATGGCGCTGATGGGCAAATATGTGCTGATCGGCGAAGGCGCACGCGGCTCGCTCGCAAAGCAGCTCATCGCGAAATACAACCTCTCGGACGGTCGCGACCCCGGCAAGTTCGGCATCGGCCTCAAGGAACTGTGGCAGGTCGAGCCAAACAAGCACCGGCCCGGCCTCGTCCAGCACTCGTTCGGCTGGCCGCTCGACATGAAGACCGGCGGCGGCTCGTTCCTCTATCATTTCGACGACAATCTGGTTGCTGTCGGCTTCGTCGTGCACCTGAACTACCGGAACCCCTATCTCTCGCCCTTCGAAGAGTTCCAGCGTTTCAAGACGCATCCGCGCATCCGCGAGACCTTCGAGGGTGGCAAGCGCCTCAGCTACGGCGCGCGCGCGATTACGGAAGGCGGCTGGCAATCGGTGCCGAAACTCTCCTTCCCGGGCGGCGCGCTCATCGGCTGCTCGGCGGGCCTCGTCAATGTGCCGCGCATCAAGGGTTCGCACAATGCGGTGCTGTCGGGCATGCTGGCCGCCGAACACATCGCTCAGGCGATTGCGGATGGCCGCGCAAACGACGAACCTGTTTCGTATGAACAGGCGTGGCGCGGCAGCGACATCGGCAAGGATCTGAAGAGGGTTCGCAACGTCAAGCCGCTATGGTCGCGGCTCGGCACGTTGGGCGGCGTTGCGCTGGGTGGGCTGGACATGTGGTGCAACACGCTGTTCGGCGTTTCGCCCTTCGGCACACTCTCCCACGGCAAGGCGGACTATGCGACCCTGCAACCCGCCTCCAACTTCAACAAGATCGCCTATCCCAAGCCGGACGGCGTGCTGACCTTCGACCGCCTGTCATCCGTGTTCCTGTCGGGCACGAACCATGAGGAAGACCAGCCTGTGCATCTCCAGGTCAAAGACATGGATTTGCAGGTGCGTTCCGAACACGACGTGTTTGCGGGACCTTCGACGCGCTATTGTCCGGCGGGCGTATACGAATGGGTGGACAAGGACGGCAATGCCGCTGCCGATCCATCGGCGAAGGATGTGCGGTTCGTCATCAACGCGCAGAACTGCGTGCACTGCAAGACCTGCGACATCAAGGATCCCAACCAGAACATCAACTGGGTGCCGCCGCAGGGCGGCGAAGGACCAGTTTACTCGAACATGTGA
- a CDS encoding DUF922 domain-containing protein translates to MRTAILASLIVCLAGGVCAQEREGITVKVTYYDITGDTPRDMFVSMVKRGPKDGFRSRAIAQTQYHTEWNTTLSSSNGVCRVTRAEPRAIITYIYPKQPSGMNKSTTARWNRFMAGITRHERQHGRYVREMLAEARKSILGMKTENDESCRRTRAEMKKRVNRIHDLYEAKQVAFDEREHKDGANIDRLIKAFVGD, encoded by the coding sequence TTGCGAACGGCAATTCTGGCGTCATTGATCGTGTGTCTCGCGGGCGGCGTTTGCGCCCAGGAACGCGAGGGCATTACCGTCAAGGTGACATACTACGATATCACGGGCGACACGCCCCGCGATATGTTCGTGTCCATGGTGAAGCGCGGCCCGAAGGACGGCTTCCGCAGCCGGGCGATCGCCCAAACCCAGTACCATACGGAATGGAACACGACGCTGAGTTCATCGAACGGCGTTTGTCGCGTCACCCGCGCCGAGCCGCGCGCAATCATCACCTATATTTATCCGAAGCAGCCATCGGGAATGAACAAGTCAACCACTGCTCGGTGGAACCGCTTCATGGCCGGAATCACGCGCCATGAACGTCAGCACGGGCGCTATGTGCGCGAGATGCTCGCGGAGGCCAGGAAGTCCATTCTCGGCATGAAAACGGAAAATGACGAAAGCTGCCGCCGCACGCGCGCAGAGATGAAAAAGCGGGTCAACCGCATCCACGACCTCTACGAGGCGAAGCAAGTCGCCTTCGACGAGCGCGAGCACAAGGATGGCGCCAATATCGACCGCCTCATCAAGGCATTCGTCGGCGACTGA
- a CDS encoding endonuclease/exonuclease/phosphatase family protein has translation MARTRLPIFRFAALLAALGVSIALTLGFLGRLHPAFDSFSHFRLHFALLLFLCGIALFGMNYRAHGLAALLLSLGSMATIATYSDFPFLSPVAAESAAPPDQPVYKLLQLNAYYGNRDPKAVIALIAREYPDVITLEEVTDRWRGELDHISAAYPYRLDCRVEKFSTLILSRRPMDKGHNPYCAPNGRIGLAQIDFNGRVIDVMALHLPWPWPSDQTEMIEEHAPLLQLLGETAIAAGDFNAAPWSAAVRKVVEFGGFTRLEHVGPTWIGHHILPAGLKFLGLPIDQVMTKGRIVVHSARTLEPVGSDHLPVLVEFSIAAEEEEQGTQTVRQGLGDDDQSPTNALMRRSILAPSLCSRSSKATCFAS, from the coding sequence ATGGCACGAACACGGCTTCCGATCTTCCGTTTCGCGGCGCTGCTTGCGGCGCTTGGCGTCAGCATCGCGCTGACGCTCGGGTTCCTGGGAAGACTTCATCCCGCATTCGATTCATTTTCGCATTTTCGGCTGCATTTCGCCCTTTTGCTTTTTCTCTGCGGCATCGCGCTGTTCGGCATGAACTATCGGGCGCACGGGCTCGCAGCGCTTCTGCTGTCGCTCGGATCGATGGCGACGATTGCGACCTATTCCGACTTCCCCTTCCTGTCCCCGGTTGCCGCTGAATCGGCGGCGCCGCCCGACCAGCCTGTCTACAAGCTCCTGCAACTCAACGCCTACTATGGAAACAGGGACCCGAAGGCCGTGATCGCGCTCATTGCGCGCGAATACCCCGATGTCATCACCCTCGAGGAGGTCACCGACCGCTGGAGGGGTGAACTCGACCACATCAGCGCAGCCTATCCGTACAGGCTCGATTGCCGCGTGGAAAAATTCAGCACGCTCATTCTCTCGAGGCGTCCCATGGACAAGGGCCACAATCCCTATTGCGCCCCCAATGGCCGGATCGGGCTGGCGCAGATCGACTTCAACGGCAGAGTGATCGATGTCATGGCCCTGCATCTGCCGTGGCCCTGGCCGTCCGACCAGACGGAAATGATCGAGGAGCACGCGCCGCTTCTGCAATTGCTGGGCGAGACCGCGATTGCGGCGGGCGATTTCAACGCCGCCCCGTGGAGCGCAGCCGTCCGCAAGGTCGTGGAATTCGGCGGCTTCACGCGGCTCGAACATGTCGGGCCGACATGGATCGGCCATCACATCCTGCCTGCCGGATTGAAGTTTCTCGGCTTGCCCATCGATCAGGTGATGACCAAGGGGCGGATCGTCGTGCATTCCGCGCGCACGCTGGAACCCGTCGGCTCAGACCACCTGCCCGTGCTGGTCGAGTTTTCTATTGCAGCGGAAGAGGAGGAACAGGGCACGCAAACCGTACGGCAAGGGCTGGGCGATGACGATCAGTCGCCGACGAATGCCTTGATGAGGCGGTCGATATTGGCGCCATCCTTGTGCTCGCGCTCGTCGAAGGCGACTTGCTTCGCCTCGTAG
- a CDS encoding bifunctional [glutamine synthetase] adenylyltransferase/[glutamine synthetase]-adenylyl-L-tyrosine phosphorylase, protein MSKARPADRPELHLEIVRRIAPLDRAEADIAARDIALNARESGAVRIASLLENSGPQSDFLAGVFDLSEFLRSTARRDPAFLEGLFDWNTAERVSNIVSQMRALPLGDGQTEAGLMAALRDLKSEAHFLIALADLAGEWETARTVRALSELADAAASAAVDFLLADAHRQGKLKLPDPARPSEGSGYIVLGMGKLGAFELNFSSDIDLVVFFDPEAEAVIDPLDATELFSRLTRRLVRILQDRTEHGYVFRTDLRLRPDPGSTPLAIPVQAALHYYESRGQNWERAAMIKARPIAGDARAGAAFLKELTPYVWRKYMDYAAIADVHSIKRQIHAHKGLGEIAVRGHNVKLGRGGIREIEFFVQTQQLIAGGRFPDLRGRATVPMLTQLEKHGWITREASEALAARYWYLRRVEHAVQVIADEQTHTLPEDDAGLERVAHLLGYGSAAEFSAEFRAALHDVESHYAALFETAPELSSGVGNLVFTGDVDDPDTLQTLSSLGFQRPSDICRVIRNWHRGRYRATQSAEARERLTELTPALLEAFGETRRADEALLRFDEFLAGLPAGIQLFSLLQSNPRLLQLLATIMGAAPRLAAIITRRAHVFDGLLDPALMTDLPDRPYLSARLDAFLNGISNYEAVLDRLRIFADEQKFLIGVRLLAGSIEPARAGKAFSDLADLTIGAALRTVQDEFAVRHGRVKGGRVCILGMGKLGSRELTAGSDIDLILLYDHDADAEESDGEKPLAPSHYFARMTQRLIAAVSAPTAEGVLYELDLRLRPSGNKGPVATHIDAFRKYQETEAWTWEHMALTRGRPAAGDQSLSEGVASIVAEILARPRDAAKVFADAVEMRKAIETEKPPRDLWDIKLIPGGLIDLEFIAQCAALTGNIEGESRHTGRGAVLARLKPDFADPQVKDELSAAYAFYSGLTQVIRLCLTGPLDRADLPPSMADLLLAVADAPDFSVLEATLKETSTKVRKHFNTLLARARRPS, encoded by the coding sequence ATGAGCAAAGCGCGGCCTGCGGACAGGCCAGAACTGCATCTGGAGATAGTGCGGCGGATCGCTCCGCTGGATCGCGCCGAAGCGGACATTGCGGCAAGGGATATTGCCTTGAATGCACGCGAAAGCGGTGCCGTGCGCATCGCGTCGCTACTGGAGAACAGCGGTCCGCAAAGCGATTTCCTCGCAGGCGTTTTTGACCTGTCGGAGTTTCTACGCAGCACGGCGCGTCGCGATCCCGCTTTTCTGGAAGGGTTGTTCGACTGGAATACGGCGGAGCGCGTGTCGAACATCGTGTCGCAGATGCGCGCGCTGCCCCTCGGCGACGGTCAAACCGAAGCGGGCCTTATGGCCGCCTTGCGTGATTTGAAATCGGAGGCGCATTTCCTGATCGCGCTCGCCGATCTTGCCGGCGAATGGGAAACGGCGCGGACGGTCCGCGCGCTAAGCGAACTGGCCGATGCGGCCGCTTCGGCTGCGGTGGATTTCCTGCTGGCTGACGCCCACAGGCAGGGAAAGCTGAAGCTGCCCGATCCGGCAAGGCCCTCCGAAGGCTCAGGCTACATCGTGCTCGGTATGGGCAAGCTTGGTGCCTTTGAGCTGAATTTTTCCTCCGATATCGATCTCGTCGTCTTTTTCGATCCCGAAGCGGAGGCCGTGATCGATCCGCTCGACGCCACAGAACTTTTCTCGCGGCTTACGCGGCGCCTGGTGCGCATCCTGCAAGACCGCACGGAGCATGGATATGTGTTCCGCACCGATCTGCGCCTGCGTCCCGATCCCGGTTCGACGCCGCTGGCCATCCCGGTGCAGGCGGCGCTGCACTATTATGAAAGCCGGGGACAGAACTGGGAGCGCGCCGCCATGATAAAGGCGCGGCCCATCGCCGGCGATGCGCGGGCGGGCGCGGCATTCCTCAAGGAACTGACGCCCTATGTGTGGCGCAAATACATGGACTACGCCGCCATTGCCGATGTGCATTCCATCAAGCGCCAGATCCACGCACACAAGGGGCTGGGCGAGATCGCGGTGCGCGGGCACAACGTCAAGCTCGGGCGAGGGGGCATACGCGAGATCGAATTTTTCGTGCAGACGCAGCAGTTGATCGCAGGCGGGCGCTTTCCCGACCTGCGCGGTCGCGCCACCGTGCCGATGCTCACACAGCTTGAAAAGCATGGCTGGATCACGCGGGAAGCCAGCGAGGCGCTTGCCGCCCGCTACTGGTATCTGCGCAGGGTCGAGCATGCCGTGCAGGTGATTGCCGACGAGCAGACGCACACGCTGCCCGAGGACGATGCGGGGCTGGAGCGTGTCGCGCACCTGCTCGGCTATGGCTCGGCGGCAGAGTTTTCGGCTGAGTTTCGCGCGGCGCTGCACGATGTGGAAAGCCACTACGCGGCCTTGTTCGAGACCGCGCCGGAGCTTTCGTCGGGCGTAGGAAATCTCGTTTTCACAGGCGATGTGGACGATCCCGATACTCTCCAGACGCTCTCCAGCCTCGGGTTCCAGAGGCCGAGCGACATTTGCAGGGTTATCAGGAACTGGCACAGGGGCCGCTATAGGGCGACGCAATCGGCGGAGGCGCGCGAGCGGCTGACCGAACTGACGCCCGCCTTGCTGGAAGCCTTCGGCGAAACACGCCGGGCCGACGAGGCGCTGCTGCGCTTCGACGAGTTCCTGGCCGGCTTGCCCGCCGGTATCCAGTTGTTTTCGCTTCTGCAATCCAATCCGAGGCTGCTTCAATTGCTCGCCACGATCATGGGCGCGGCGCCTCGTCTTGCGGCGATCATCACGCGGCGCGCGCATGTGTTCGACGGTTTGCTCGATCCCGCCTTGATGACCGACCTGCCCGACCGGCCCTATCTTTCGGCGCGGCTTGACGCTTTCCTCAACGGCATTTCGAACTATGAGGCGGTGCTGGACCGGCTGCGCATCTTTGCCGACGAGCAGAAATTCCTGATCGGCGTGCGGCTGCTGGCCGGTTCCATCGAGCCGGCCCGCGCAGGCAAGGCTTTTTCCGACCTCGCCGACCTTACCATAGGCGCAGCGCTGCGGACCGTGCAGGACGAGTTCGCTGTGCGCCACGGACGCGTCAAGGGCGGCCGTGTGTGCATCCTCGGCATGGGCAAGCTGGGCAGTCGCGAATTGACGGCGGGTTCCGACATCGACCTCATCCTGCTTTATGACCACGATGCGGATGCCGAGGAATCGGACGGCGAAAAGCCGCTCGCACCTTCCCATTATTTCGCGCGCATGACACAGCGGCTGATCGCTGCCGTTTCCGCACCCACCGCCGAAGGCGTGCTTTACGAACTCGATCTCAGGTTGAGGCCCTCCGGCAACAAGGGCCCCGTGGCCACCCATATCGACGCGTTCAGGAAATACCAGGAAACCGAAGCATGGACCTGGGAGCACATGGCGCTGACGCGGGGGCGTCCGGCGGCGGGCGACCAATCCCTGTCCGAGGGAGTCGCGAGCATCGTTGCCGAAATACTGGCGCGCCCCCGCGACGCGGCAAAGGTTTTCGCCGACGCGGTGGAGATGCGCAAGGCCATCGAGACGGAAAAGCCGCCGCGCGACCTGTGGGACATCAAGCTCATTCCCGGCGGATTGATTGACCTCGAATTCATCGCCCAGTGCGCGGCGCTGACCGGGAACATAGAGGGCGAAAGCCGCCATACGGGGAGGGGGGCGGTGCTTGCCCGGCTGAAGCCGGATTTCGCCGACCCGCAGGTAAAAGACGAGCTAAGCGCGGCCTATGCTTTCTATTCGGGCCTGACGCAGGTCATCCGCCTGTGCCTGACCGGGCCGCTGGATCGCGCCGACCTGCCGCCCAGCATGGCGGACCTCCTGCTCGCGGTGGCGGACGCGCCCGATTTCAGCGTTCTGGAGGCGACGCTCAAGGAAACATCCACGAAAGTGCGCAAGCATTTCAACACATTGCTGGCGCGCGCAAGGAGGCCGTCCTAG
- a CDS encoding HAMP domain-containing histidine kinase, with protein sequence MAWNIPAALKTTAVRLSALYLLLFAACAVILVLYMTAMSARLLSDQTQDTITSEATDLGRAYARGGLPLLVRMVASRSRQPGANLYLIADTQGRILSGNVESLEPGVFDTEGWTRRPFSYKRFGEDEAHSEGEREGTLTEVEDAEDGHRALALVLRLPNQMILLVGRDLGEPERFRSAIRQALVISLGTMAFGGLMIWYFVGRRALKRIDNVSVASRRIMGGDLTGRLPVSGAGDEFDRLSENLNVMLGRIAALNDGLKEVSDNIAHDLKTPLTRLRNRAEAALSGKPKAAEYRQALEATIAESDQLIRTFNAILMISRLEAGYSAEQFEQVDLAEVVADVADLYEPAAEEAGVTLTSRADGDCLIKGNRELVAQALSNIVDNAIKYSAGTADAPNVEISLIRENGDCVIRVRDNGAGIPEEADRHRVTERFVRLEKSRSQPGSGLGLSLAKAVMKFHGGALDVLPANPGLLVVMTFHDRRDSE encoded by the coding sequence GTGGCCTGGAATATTCCAGCAGCGTTGAAGACGACGGCGGTCAGGCTTTCGGCCCTTTACCTGCTGCTCTTTGCGGCCTGCGCCGTAATCCTCGTCCTCTACATGACGGCGATGTCTGCCCGCCTGCTGAGCGACCAGACGCAGGACACCATCACCAGCGAAGCAACCGACCTTGGCCGTGCCTATGCAAGGGGTGGGTTGCCCCTGCTGGTTCGCATGGTCGCCAGCCGCTCGCGACAGCCGGGAGCCAATCTGTACCTGATCGCGGACACGCAGGGGCGCATCCTGTCCGGCAATGTCGAAAGCCTGGAGCCGGGTGTCTTCGATACGGAAGGATGGACGCGGCGGCCCTTTTCATACAAGCGCTTCGGCGAGGATGAGGCGCATTCGGAAGGCGAGCGCGAGGGCACGCTGACCGAAGTGGAAGACGCGGAAGACGGGCACCGCGCGCTTGCCCTTGTGCTGCGCTTGCCGAACCAGATGATCTTGCTGGTGGGACGCGACCTCGGGGAACCGGAGCGCTTCCGCTCGGCAATCAGGCAGGCGCTTGTCATTTCGCTTGGCACGATGGCGTTTGGCGGCCTGATGATCTGGTATTTCGTGGGTCGCAGGGCGCTCAAGCGAATCGACAATGTTTCTGTCGCAAGCAGGCGCATCATGGGCGGTGACCTCACAGGCCGCCTGCCCGTGTCGGGCGCGGGCGACGAATTCGACCGTCTCTCCGAGAATCTCAATGTGATGCTGGGGCGCATCGCGGCGCTGAACGACGGTTTGAAGGAAGTGTCCGACAACATCGCGCACGACCTCAAGACACCCTTGACGCGCCTGAGAAATCGCGCGGAAGCCGCCCTTTCCGGCAAGCCAAAGGCCGCCGAATACAGGCAGGCGCTGGAAGCGACCATTGCGGAGTCGGACCAGTTGATCCGCACCTTTAATGCGATCCTCATGATTTCACGCCTTGAGGCGGGCTATTCGGCGGAGCAGTTCGAGCAGGTGGATCTGGCAGAAGTCGTGGCGGATGTGGCCGATCTTTATGAACCGGCCGCTGAGGAAGCGGGCGTGACACTGACCAGCCGTGCCGACGGGGACTGTTTGATCAAGGGTAACCGCGAGCTTGTCGCACAGGCGCTCTCGAACATCGTGGACAACGCGATAAAATATTCGGCGGGCACCGCGGATGCCCCGAACGTGGAGATTTCGCTTATCCGGGAAAACGGAGATTGCGTTATCCGCGTGCGCGACAATGGGGCGGGCATTCCCGAAGAGGCCGACCGCCACCGCGTGACGGAGCGCTTCGTGCGATTGGAAAAAAGCCGCTCGCAACCCGGTTCCGGCCTCGGCCTGAGCCTCGCGAAGGCGGTGATGAAGTTTCATGGCGGCGCGCTCGATGTTCTTCCGGCCAATCCCGGTCTATTGGTGGTGATGACCTTTCACGACCGGCGAGATTCGGAATGA